The following nucleotide sequence is from Aneurinibacillus soli.
GCAAAGTGCTGATCATGGTGCTGGCGATTCCGATTCTGTCGGTCATGATCGAAACGATTATCCAGCTACTTCCTTCGTAAAAAGGTTGGGATTCTATGAAGCAGAAACGATTGCAGCACTGGTTGGCTGGCATTGTACTATGTGTGCTTGTCTGCATCCGGCTGCCTGCTGTAACAGAGGCGGCCGGACCCGAAGACAAGCTCGTTCAGACACAGCTTGCCCGATTGGATACAACAGACATTGAAGTGTTTTGGCGGGGGCTGCTTGATAAATACGGGGGCTATCTGCCCGAGATGCAAAGCAAAAGCCTATTTGAAATGCTAACGGGTGAAAACGCACTTAGTATTGGAGGGGTCGCAAAAGGGCTGGGCGCTTTTTTGTTCCATGAATTGCTCGCAAATGGTAAGCTGCTCGGTGCGATCCTCCTGATTACGGTATTTGCGATGATTCTTGAGACGATGCAGAACGCATTTGAGAAGCACGCAGTAAGCACCGTCGCGTATGCGATTTCATATCTGGTGCTCATCATTCTGGCGATCAGCAGCTTCCGACTCGCTGTCGAATTCGCCCAGGGCGCGATTGGTGATATGGTGGGCTTCATGACAGCACTGATGCCGCTTGTACTGGCACTTCTCGCGTCAACAGGCGGACTGGCGTCAGCCGCACTTTTTCATCCGATGGTCATTTTTTTGGTGAATACAAGCGGTACACTCATTGCCAATATCGTATTCCCGCTTTTATTTCTATCTGCGCTGCTTAGTCTGGTGAGCACCTTTTCAACGAAATACCAGCTCACAAAGCTAGCAGGCATTTTGCGCACGGTAAGCCTTGGGGTGCTGGGCAGTTTCTTTACGATCTTTCTTGGTGTTCTCTCGCTTCAGGGGGCATCAGCCGCCGTAGCAGACGGGGTTGCGCTTCGGACGGCAAAGTACATTGCAGGCAATTTCGTCCCGGTTGTCGGTCGGATGTTCGCGGATGCAACCGATACGGTTGTCGGCGCCTCATTGCTTGTGAAAAACAGCATTGGCCTCGCAGGTGTGGTCATTCTGCTGTTTCTGGCCGCGTTTCCGGCGTTTAAAATTTTCATTCTCGCTTTTGTATACAATTTGTCATCTGCTGTGATGCAGCCACTTGGCAACAGTCCGATCATTGCATGTCTCGGAATTATTGGCAAAAATCTGCTGTATGTATTTGCAGCACTGGCAACAGTCTGCCTCATGTTTTTTCTGGCAATCACCATCGTCATTTCAGCGGCCAATGTGTCGGTGATGATGCGATGAGGAGGGAAGAACGATGATGGCATTTCTTGTACTGTGGCTCAAAAAAATTATTCTTCTTGTCCTGCTGGCGACGTTTCTTGATCTGCTTCTGCCCGGTAATACGTATAGCAAATACGTCAAGCTTGTGATGGGACTCGTCATTCTGCTAACGATGCTCTCGCCCGTAATGGAGTTGTTCAAGAAAGACTGGCCCGCTGAATTGTCTGGCTTAAGCGGCAATACAGCAGCTGGTACAGCACTTGATATGTCGAGGGTGGACGCGCTTACCAAACAGCTCGCATCGCATCAGGACGAGACAGCTGCTACGTATGTGCGTACCCAAATGAGTGAATTGATCAAAAAACAGGTGGAAAAACAATACGCTGTCACAGTTGAAAACGTAGCAGTCAAGCTTGTACCAGAGGGAGGGAAGGCAGAACAGCCGATAGAGAGCATCCAGGTTACAGTCAGCCCGGAAAAGACAGAGCGATCTGAGGTGGCTGCTTCTGGAAGTGGTGCAGGCATGAAACCAGTTGAGCCGGTCAAGCCCGTCCAGATTGAAGTCGGGGCGAACGGACAGACGGAGCATACAAAACCAGCAAAGGAATCAGTGGCAGCTATGGCGACACGCACCCGGATGGAGAAAGACATTCAGTCGTCTCTGTCACTTGCCTGGAACGTGCCGGATCATGCGGTAGCTGTTCAATGGAAAAGCGATAGAGAGGGGGGATCGTAGTGGCAGATAAAGGAGACGGGAAAAAATTCGGCAAATTGCAGTGGCTTCTCGTCCTGGGTGCGCTTGGTGTCGCCAGCATGCTCGCTAATTCATTCATGCAGTTTGAGCCGAATCAGAAGGCTACGCCGACATCGACCGCATCCGACAGCGACGTTCCAGCGTTCTCCGGTAAAAAAGCGGGATCGAACAGTATGGGGCAGTATGAAGAGCAGTACGAAGCCAAGCTCAAAGAAGTGCTCCAGACGATTAATGGTGTTGGTCAGGTCGAGGTGATGGTGAATCTCGAATCGACAGAAGAAGTCGTAGTCGAGAAAAATAGGAACAGCTCGACACAAACAACGAAGGAAGCAGATAAAGGAGCGACCCGCGACATTACGAATGAGACCAATCAAGAGCAGATCGTGCTTGCCAAAAGCAATACGGGCGATGCACCTGTTGTCACCAAAACCATCAAGCCAAAAGTGCGTGGTGTGGTCATTGTGGCGACTGGAGCTGGCAACCTACAAGTAAAAGCATGGATTCTCGAAGCCGTTCAGCGCTCGCTGGGCGTGCCTTCCTATAAAATTTCGATTTTGCCGAAAAAGGCATAAGGAGGCTGAAGCATGGTGTTAAAAAAACAAACCGTATGGCTGTTGTCGATGCTTGCGATTCTTGTGGTTCTGTCCGCGTACTATCTCGTACAGGGCCCGACCCAGCAGGTTCCGATGGCGACAGGGCAGATGAATGATCAGGGAGTATTGCCCGCAGGTGATGGGAAAGACAAGGGAATAAAAGTCAGCACGAAGCAAGTGACGCCACACACAGACGGTGTTCCGGTCGCAAGTCCGTCGGATGATTATTTCATCGGCTATAAAATGCAGCGGGATGCCCAGCAAGAACAGGAACTTGGTCGTTACATGGAAGCGATGACGAATGCCAATACAAAGCCTGCGGCGAAGGCAGATGCGAAGAAGAATTATGACGAGCTGTCCGCACGTAAGGATAATCAAGATCAGGTAGAAGAACTGGTCAAGGCAATCGGCAGCTATAAAGACGTCGTAGTCATTGCCAAAGACGACATGGTACGTGTGCTTGTGCAGACAGACAATCTGAAAAAAGATAAAGCCGTTGAAATCATCAACCTTGTCAAACAGCAAATGAAAGTTCCGGGGAATAACATTGTGGTAAACTACAAGCCGTAATTGTACGGGGCCAGCTTCCAACTCAGGGGGCTGGCTGCTTTTTTGTGATGCGGAGGCTCTCAAACTGTAGTGAGGGAGCGGGACAGGAAGACACCTCGTCACCTGGTTACGCTTGCGGGGATGCTGGGACTGTCCGCTCCAGGTGTCCGGCGAACTCTGTCCACAAAAGAAGCCCACGATGTATAAGCACAGAAGCATTGTGGACAAAGGCCCATTCGCCTGCCACCTTCCGCTAGGTGATCGCGTAAAGGCGTTCCGTTGTGTCTTCCTGCCCCGCTCCTGCCCCAGTTTGATGTATACGCAAGCAAAAAAGAACGACTTCTTTGAATAATCCCTAAAACATAAGAGGGTTTTTGTGTAAACCCAAACTTTGTTGGGAGGGGGGAGAAGAGAGGGGCAAGAGAGCGTCTTTACGCGTCTACCCAGCGAAGGGAGACTAGCGAACGGGCCTTTGCCCGCAACCCTTCCATGAACCTACATCGTAGGACCTCTTTTGCGGGCGAGTTCGCCGGGCTCCCGGAGTGGCCAGCCTCAACATCCCTGCAAGCGTAACCCAGCGAACGGCCCCTCTCTTCTCCACCATCCCCCACCAAACCTTCGGTTTACACAAACAAGCTCCCTGTATGAATTGATAAATAATTCAGTACATACTAGTAACACTCTGGCGGAGAATGTGTTATAATACATCTGTAACTTTCCTATCACTTTATATAAAAAATATAGAAAAATTGAGTTAGGAGTGGACCATGCAATGTTAAAAGTTCATGAAATTCGCGAGATCATCAAGCTGATTGACCAGACAAGCATCACAGAATTTAAGATGGAAGAAGACGGCGTAAAGCTGGCTATTAAGAAAGGTAACAGCGCTGTTGCGTATGTAGCAGCAGAACCGGTAGTAGCACCAGCTCTGCAAGCAGCTCCTGCACCAGTAGCAGCACCAGCTCCACAAGCAGCTCCTGCACCAGTGGCAGCACCAGCTCCACAAGCAGCGGCAGCACCGGCTCCGGTAGCTGATATTGACGAAGCAGGTCTTCATAAAATCACATCCCCGATGGTCGGAACATTCTACAAGTCTGCTGAACCAAGCGCGCCAGCATACGTGCAAGCAGGCAGCAAAGTAGGCAATGATTCCATCGTCTGCATCGTAGAAGCGATGAAGCTGTTCAACGAGATCGAAGCAGAAGTATCAGGCGAAATCGTAAAAGTCCTCGTAGAAGACGGACAGCTTGTTGAGTACGGACAACCTCTCTTCCTTGTGAAGCCGGAATAGTGGGAGGTAGCGTCCATGTTTAAAAAAGTATTAATTGCGAATCGTGGAGAGATTGCAGTTCGTGTTATTCGTGCGTGTCGCGAACTAGGAATTCAAACGGTAGCGGTTTATTCCGAGGCGGATCGTGAGGCCCTTCATGTGCGTCTTGCAGATGAAGCATACTGTATTGGACCGACACCATCAAAAGACAGCTATTTGAATATGACTAACCTGATGAGCGTAGCGACCAAAGCGGGCGTAGATGCGATTCACCCAGGCTATGGATTCCTTGCTGAGAATGCAGATTTTGCCGAGATTTGTGCGGCGTGCAACATCACATTTATCGGGCCAAAACCGGAAGCCATTATCAAGATGGGCGACAAGAATGAAGCCCGTGACACGATGAAAAACGCAGGTGTACCGATCGTACCAGGTACGGACGGTCTGATTGAAGACATCGATGAGGCGATCCGCATTGCAGAAGATGCTGGTTATCCGGTTATCATCAAGGCGACAGCTGGCGGTGGCGGTAAAGGGATGCGCGTAGCGCGTTCTCAGGAAGAACTTGTTGCTTCCGTGCGCCAGGCACAGAGCGAAGCGAAGAATGCATTCGGTAACCCTGGTGTTTATCTTGAGAAATATCTCGAAGATACACGCCACATCGAGATTCAGGTCATTGCGGACAAGCATGGCAACGTCTGTCACTTAGGCGAGCGCGATTGCTCGATTCAGCGTCGTCACCAGAAGCTCGTAGAAGAAGCTCCGTCTCCGGCGCTTGATCCGGAAACACGCGAACAGATGGGAAGTGCCGCAGTAGCTGCAGCTCGTGCAGTTAACTACCATGGCGCAGGTACCGTCGAATTCCTGCTCGATAAAGATGGCCGTTTCTACTTCATGGAGATGAACACACGTATCCAGGTAGAGCATCCGGTTACAGAATTGATTACCGGGATTGACCTGATTAAAGAACAACTCATGGTAGCGGCAGATTATCCGCTTTCTTTCAGTCAGGAAGAGGTTCGGATTAACGGCTGGGCTCTTGAGTGCCGGATCAATGCAGAGAATCCGGCGAAGAAATTCATGCCGTCTCCGGGCAAAATCCAGGAATACTTACCGCCAGGTGGCTTTGGTGTGCGCGTAGACAGTGCTGCTTACCAGGGCTATCAGATTTCACCGTTTTATGATTCGATGATTGCCAAAATCATCGTCTGGGGCAAAGATCGCAATGATGCGATTGCCCGCATGAAGCGTGCGCTGTCTGAGATGGTAGTAGACGGTGTTCATACAACGATCCCGTTCCACCTCAAGCTTCTCGAACATGAGATGTTCGTAGAAGGCAACTTCAATACGAAGTTCCTTGAGATGTACGATTTGAAACTTGAAGAGAAATAAATGAACGAAGCACCTCTTTCAGAGACGTAAATTGTCTTATCGCGTATTCCTTTGGTATAATAGGCGAGAGACATAATCTGAAGGAGGTGCTATTTTTTGGATACAAATGTAGAATTCGCACAGGCAGAGATCGGAAAAATCGAGATCGCGCCTGAAGTATTAGAAGTAATTGCGCATATGGCATCCGCGGAAGTATCGGGGGTAGCGGAAGTAAGCAGTGGCATTGTCGGGGATTTCGTAGAGCGGCTTGGTCGCAAATCTGGACGAGGTGTACGCGTTGAAGTAAAAGAACGGGAAGCCGTTATTGATTTGTATATGATCGTTGAATACGGCCATCAAATCCCGGATGTCGCACATCGCGTGCAGGAAAATGTGCGTACATCCATCGAGCAAATGACCGGGCTTACCGTTGCGCAGGTGAACGTACATATTGTGGACGTTCAGCTTAAACAGGAGAAGAAAGCTGCTGTCGTGGTAGAAGAAGCGCATCGGGTTCGGTAGTTAGACCGGTTAGGAGGACAACTGTGAACTTATTTGATCGTTTCATCTTAACTTTGTACAGCTTAGCGCTTGTTGTAATCTCGCTGTTCGTTATGGCAGCGGGCCTGAACCTGATTTCATCTGTGTACATTGAGACAGCGATTGCTGAGATGTACACATCGTCCCAGGTGGGCATGATTTATTTCGCAGCGGCGGCGGTTTTCTTTTTAATCAGCTTGAAATTTTTATTCGGTAGTATGCGTGGGGGCGCATCTCGCCCGCATACAGCGCCTTCCGTACAGCGTTCGAACGAATATGGCAATGTGCAGATTACTGTAGAGACGCTTGAGAGTCTGGCGACTCATGCGGCCCGGCGCATTCGAGGTGTGCGAGATCTAAAGGCACGTATCGCTGCCCATGAGAATGGGACAGCTGTGCATATGAAGGTAGCGGTGGACGGTGAGACCCCGATTCCGGATTTGACCCAGCAAATCCAGCAGGCAGTCAAGGAACGTATTGAAACGATTGCCGGTGTAGAGCTGACCGAAGTAACGGTGCTCGTCTCGGAAGTGGCGCAGCCAGGGTCTGGCTCACGCGTCCGGCGGGTCGAGTAACACATGGCCGCATTCTGGCAGTTAGTGTTGGAGAACCGGGGCAAAGCGCTGGGGATCGCAGGTGGACTTTTGTTCGGGCTGCTGTTTTTGACCGTCGGGTTTTTCAAGACGATTGCATTCTCTGTATTTGTCGCCACAGGGTATTATATTGGCCGCAAATTTGACAATGAAGAAGACATCGGTGAAGTGCTGGATCGAATTCTGCCCGGCAAATTCACCAAACGGTAAACGTTAGCGTCGATCTCTGTCAATGGGGATCGGCGCTTTTTTCATACGCCTAGCTATTTTACTTAAAACGAAAGTTTGATAAACTGAGGAAATGGCTAGAGTAGTTAATACGGAAAATTAAAGGTGGTAGCACATGAATCGACGTAAATCCCGCGAAAAAGCGGTACAAATTTTATTTTCCATGGATATGACCGAGGCAACCGCACAGGAAGCGCTTGTGAATCTGATGGAGGAAGACGACGAGGACGTACACGAGAAAGCAGCTGAAAATATGGAGTTCCTGACTGAGCTGGTGAAGGGCACATTTGCGCACCAGACAGAAATCGATAGCAAGATCAGTCAGTATTTGCGTGGCTGGACGATTGGACGAATCGCCAATGTAGACCGGGCGATTTTGCGCCTGGCTGGCTATGAGATGATGTACCGGGAAGATATTCCAGTTCGTGTTACATTGAATGAAGCGGTTGAGCTGGCGAAAGTATTCGGAACAGATGATTCGCCGAAGTTCATCAATGGCGTGCTCTCCAGCATGTCACGTGATCTGGAGCAGGCGGAGCATAAGGAGTAGTCGTATGGATGTTGTTCTCGGTATCGATACGAGCAACTACCGCACGTCGCTCTGTCTGGTAGATAGGCAAGGACAGATTGTGGCGGAAGAGAAGGAACTGCTTACAGTTGAAGCGGGAGAGCGTGGTTTGCAGCAGTCCGCGGCGTTATTCCAGCATGTGAA
It contains:
- the nusB gene encoding transcription antitermination factor NusB, translated to MNRRKSREKAVQILFSMDMTEATAQEALVNLMEEDDEDVHEKAAENMEFLTELVKGTFAHQTEIDSKISQYLRGWTIGRIANVDRAILRLAGYEMMYREDIPVRVTLNEAVELAKVFGTDDSPKFINGVLSSMSRDLEQAEHKE
- the amaP gene encoding alkaline shock response membrane anchor protein AmaP is translated as MNLFDRFILTLYSLALVVISLFVMAAGLNLISSVYIETAIAEMYTSSQVGMIYFAAAAVFFLISLKFLFGSMRGGASRPHTAPSVQRSNEYGNVQITVETLESLATHAARRIRGVRDLKARIAAHENGTAVHMKVAVDGETPIPDLTQQIQQAVKERIETIAGVELTEVTVLVSEVAQPGSGSRVRRVE
- the spoIIIAF gene encoding stage III sporulation protein AF, producing MMAFLVLWLKKIILLVLLATFLDLLLPGNTYSKYVKLVMGLVILLTMLSPVMELFKKDWPAELSGLSGNTAAGTALDMSRVDALTKQLASHQDETAATYVRTQMSELIKKQVEKQYAVTVENVAVKLVPEGGKAEQPIESIQVTVSPEKTERSEVAASGSGAGMKPVEPVKPVQIEVGANGQTEHTKPAKESVAAMATRTRMEKDIQSSLSLAWNVPDHAVAVQWKSDREGGS
- a CDS encoding SpoIIIAH-like family protein, coding for MVLKKQTVWLLSMLAILVVLSAYYLVQGPTQQVPMATGQMNDQGVLPAGDGKDKGIKVSTKQVTPHTDGVPVASPSDDYFIGYKMQRDAQQEQELGRYMEAMTNANTKPAAKADAKKNYDELSARKDNQDQVEELVKAIGSYKDVVVIAKDDMVRVLVQTDNLKKDKAVEIINLVKQQMKVPGNNIVVNYKP
- the accC gene encoding acetyl-CoA carboxylase biotin carboxylase subunit produces the protein MFKKVLIANRGEIAVRVIRACRELGIQTVAVYSEADREALHVRLADEAYCIGPTPSKDSYLNMTNLMSVATKAGVDAIHPGYGFLAENADFAEICAACNITFIGPKPEAIIKMGDKNEARDTMKNAGVPIVPGTDGLIEDIDEAIRIAEDAGYPVIIKATAGGGGKGMRVARSQEELVASVRQAQSEAKNAFGNPGVYLEKYLEDTRHIEIQVIADKHGNVCHLGERDCSIQRRHQKLVEEAPSPALDPETREQMGSAAVAAARAVNYHGAGTVEFLLDKDGRFYFMEMNTRIQVEHPVTELITGIDLIKEQLMVAADYPLSFSQEEVRINGWALECRINAENPAKKFMPSPGKIQEYLPPGGFGVRVDSAAYQGYQISPFYDSMIAKIIVWGKDRNDAIARMKRALSEMVVDGVHTTIPFHLKLLEHEMFVEGNFNTKFLEMYDLKLEEK
- a CDS encoding DUF2273 domain-containing protein; its protein translation is MAAFWQLVLENRGKALGIAGGLLFGLLFLTVGFFKTIAFSVFVATGYYIGRKFDNEEDIGEVLDRILPGKFTKR
- a CDS encoding Asp23/Gls24 family envelope stress response protein, coding for MDTNVEFAQAEIGKIEIAPEVLEVIAHMASAEVSGVAEVSSGIVGDFVERLGRKSGRGVRVEVKEREAVIDLYMIVEYGHQIPDVAHRVQENVRTSIEQMTGLTVAQVNVHIVDVQLKQEKKAAVVVEEAHRVR
- the spoIIIAG gene encoding stage III sporulation protein AG yields the protein MADKGDGKKFGKLQWLLVLGALGVASMLANSFMQFEPNQKATPTSTASDSDVPAFSGKKAGSNSMGQYEEQYEAKLKEVLQTINGVGQVEVMVNLESTEEVVVEKNRNSSTQTTKEADKGATRDITNETNQEQIVLAKSNTGDAPVVTKTIKPKVRGVVIVATGAGNLQVKAWILEAVQRSLGVPSYKISILPKKA
- the accB gene encoding acetyl-CoA carboxylase biotin carboxyl carrier protein, which produces MLKVHEIREIIKLIDQTSITEFKMEEDGVKLAIKKGNSAVAYVAAEPVVAPALQAAPAPVAAPAPQAAPAPVAAPAPQAAAAPAPVADIDEAGLHKITSPMVGTFYKSAEPSAPAYVQAGSKVGNDSIVCIVEAMKLFNEIEAEVSGEIVKVLVEDGQLVEYGQPLFLVKPE
- the spoIIIAE gene encoding stage III sporulation protein AE, yielding MKQKRLQHWLAGIVLCVLVCIRLPAVTEAAGPEDKLVQTQLARLDTTDIEVFWRGLLDKYGGYLPEMQSKSLFEMLTGENALSIGGVAKGLGAFLFHELLANGKLLGAILLITVFAMILETMQNAFEKHAVSTVAYAISYLVLIILAISSFRLAVEFAQGAIGDMVGFMTALMPLVLALLASTGGLASAALFHPMVIFLVNTSGTLIANIVFPLLFLSALLSLVSTFSTKYQLTKLAGILRTVSLGVLGSFFTIFLGVLSLQGASAAVADGVALRTAKYIAGNFVPVVGRMFADATDTVVGASLLVKNSIGLAGVVILLFLAAFPAFKIFILAFVYNLSSAVMQPLGNSPIIACLGIIGKNLLYVFAALATVCLMFFLAITIVISAANVSVMMR